In Aliiglaciecola sp. LCG003, a genomic segment contains:
- the serC gene encoding 3-phosphoserine/phosphohydroxythreonine transaminase, with translation MTNVFNFSAGPAMLPADVMQQAQQEFINWQGQGCSVMEMSHRSKAFIEVAETATDNLRKLLSVPKDYHILFTHGGGRGQFSAVPLNLTSPNDRADHLVTGSWSKGAVEEASHYLTADVVGQTQIIDGKIGVQSQQQWQLNQQAAYFHYCPNETVEGIEIPWVPETNGVPIVADMSSNILSKKIDVSQYGVIYAGAQKNIGPSGLSVVIVHDSLLDKARTETPSIINYSLLAKHDSMYNTPPTFAWYLAGLVFKWLLNNGGVDAMEHRNADKAALLYDAIDSNDFYSNNVAFEYRSRMNVPFHLATTDLDGLFLKESEGAGLKALKGHRIVGGMRASIYNAMPIEGVQALVDFMHDFAKRNG, from the coding sequence ATGACAAATGTATTTAATTTTAGTGCTGGGCCAGCTATGTTGCCTGCTGATGTGATGCAACAAGCACAGCAAGAGTTTATCAATTGGCAAGGGCAGGGATGCTCTGTGATGGAGATGAGTCATCGTAGTAAAGCCTTTATCGAAGTGGCTGAAACGGCGACTGACAACTTACGTAAATTGCTGTCCGTACCCAAAGATTATCACATTCTTTTTACCCACGGTGGTGGTAGGGGTCAATTCTCAGCTGTGCCATTAAACCTTACGAGCCCAAATGATCGCGCTGATCATCTGGTAACTGGGTCGTGGTCAAAAGGGGCCGTTGAAGAGGCCAGTCATTATCTAACGGCCGATGTGGTGGGGCAAACCCAAATCATCGATGGTAAAATTGGCGTTCAGTCACAACAGCAATGGCAACTTAACCAGCAAGCCGCTTACTTTCACTACTGTCCAAATGAAACCGTAGAAGGCATAGAGATCCCTTGGGTTCCAGAAACTAATGGCGTTCCTATTGTGGCTGATATGTCATCTAACATTTTGTCGAAGAAGATAGATGTCAGTCAATATGGTGTTATATACGCAGGCGCACAGAAAAATATCGGTCCCTCTGGTTTGTCAGTGGTAATTGTGCACGACTCATTATTAGACAAAGCCCGCACAGAAACGCCTTCGATTATTAACTACTCGCTTTTGGCAAAGCACGATTCCATGTACAACACGCCGCCAACCTTTGCTTGGTATTTAGCGGGCTTAGTTTTTAAGTGGTTATTAAATAATGGCGGTGTTGATGCCATGGAGCACAGAAATGCTGATAAAGCGGCGCTGCTGTATGATGCTATCGATAGCAATGATTTTTATAGTAATAATGTGGCTTTCGAATATCGCTCACGAATGAACGTACCTTTTCATTTGGCAACTACAGATCTTGATGGATTGTTTTTGAAAGAGTCAGAAGGTGCCGGTTTAAAAGCCTTGAAGGGACATCGAATTGTCGGTGGTATGCGTGCCAGTATTTACAATGCAATGCCAATAGAGGGCGTTCAGGCATTAGTCGATTTTATGCACGATTTTGCCAAGAGGAATGGTTAG